One region of Brachybacterium saurashtrense genomic DNA includes:
- a CDS encoding DUF3145 domain-containing protein, with protein sequence MTQGVLYVHSAPRALTPHIDWAASGVLGTPARIRWEEQPVGRGLQRAEMGWRGREDTGARLVSALRGMHEVRFEVTQEATAAVDGARWSCTPELGIHHAATDHAGNTVLTEDHVRGCMERAGNDPVALRRELSIALGEPWDEDLEIYRHAGEGVPMRWLHRVS encoded by the coding sequence ATGACCCAGGGCGTTCTGTATGTTCACTCCGCTCCGCGGGCCCTCACGCCGCACATCGACTGGGCCGCCAGCGGAGTTCTCGGCACGCCTGCGCGGATCCGGTGGGAGGAGCAGCCGGTGGGCCGGGGCCTCCAGCGTGCCGAGATGGGCTGGCGCGGCCGCGAGGACACCGGCGCCCGGCTGGTCAGCGCCCTGCGCGGCATGCATGAGGTGCGCTTCGAGGTGACCCAGGAGGCCACCGCGGCCGTCGACGGCGCCCGCTGGAGCTGCACGCCGGAGCTCGGCATCCACCACGCCGCCACGGATCACGCCGGAAACACCGTGCTCACCGAGGACCACGTGCGCGGCTGCATGGAGCGCGCCGGGAACGACCCGGTGGCGCTGCGCCGCGAGCTCTCGATCGCCCTCGGGGAGCCGTGGGACGAGGACCTCGAGATCTACCGCCACGCCGGCGAGGGCGTCCCGATGCGCTGGCTGCACCGGGTGAGCTGA
- a CDS encoding peptide deformylase: MTVRPIRIVGDPVLRTPCDPVRTITDGTRTLVQDLLDTVDDDGRAGVAANQIGVSLRAFSWNLGKEGGLGCILNPVIVELSEELQHDDEGCLSVPGLFFPRTRSAYARCVGMNVEGEEIELAGEGIVARLIQHEVGHLDGALYIDGLERSVKKRALRQIRETL, translated from the coding sequence ATGACCGTCCGCCCCATCCGGATCGTCGGCGATCCCGTGCTGCGCACCCCCTGCGACCCCGTGCGCACCATCACCGACGGCACCCGCACCCTCGTGCAGGACCTCCTCGACACGGTGGACGACGACGGCCGCGCTGGCGTGGCCGCGAACCAGATCGGCGTGAGCCTGCGGGCCTTCTCCTGGAACCTGGGCAAGGAGGGCGGCCTGGGCTGCATCCTCAACCCCGTCATCGTGGAGCTCTCCGAGGAGCTGCAGCACGACGACGAGGGCTGCCTCTCCGTGCCGGGGCTGTTCTTCCCGCGCACCCGCTCCGCGTACGCCCGCTGCGTGGGCATGAACGTGGAGGGCGAGGAGATCGAGCTGGCCGGCGAGGGGATCGTGGCACGGCTCATCCAGCACGAGGTGGGGCACCTCGACGGCGCCCTGTACATCGACGGCCTTGAGCGCTCCGTGAAGAAGCGGGCGTTGCGCCAGATCAGGGAGACCCTCTAA
- a CDS encoding OsmC family protein, whose translation MTSLPDDRFPLPENAGPGSVWADRTGHRTLVGRNQRGVEIPIGKGEGEISPGELLKLALIGCAGMSSDVNLSRRLGEDFDMRLWAHGLSDEEQNRYLSIAEEVQLPLEGLTEAEIQTVTKVFGRAVAAGCTVERSVVPGVEVTHRVLGADENSAADAAATEQHGEETSA comes from the coding sequence TTGACCTCCCTCCCCGATGATCGCTTCCCGCTCCCGGAGAACGCAGGTCCCGGCAGCGTCTGGGCGGACCGCACCGGCCATCGCACCCTCGTGGGCCGCAACCAGCGCGGCGTGGAGATCCCGATCGGCAAGGGCGAGGGCGAGATCTCTCCGGGGGAGCTGCTGAAGCTCGCACTGATCGGCTGCGCCGGGATGAGCAGCGACGTGAACCTCTCGCGGCGTCTCGGCGAGGACTTCGACATGCGTCTGTGGGCGCACGGCCTCTCCGATGAGGAGCAGAACCGCTACCTCTCGATCGCCGAGGAGGTGCAGCTCCCGCTCGAGGGGCTCACCGAGGCCGAGATCCAGACAGTCACGAAGGTGTTCGGGCGGGCCGTCGCCGCGGGCTGCACCGTGGAGCGCAGCGTGGTGCCCGGCGTCGAGGTGACGCATCGCGTGCTCGGCGCCGACGAGAACTCCGCGGCGGACGCCGCGGCGACAGAGCAGCACGGCGAGGAGACCTCCGCATGA
- a CDS encoding LacI family DNA-binding transcriptional regulator, whose translation MAASTQSRPRGSGRGRRVTIADIAERAGVTSAAVSLAVNGRPGVSDATRARIMDIARELQWEPSPAARALAGAPVLTVGMVLARPAEVLGTEAFFGAFVAGLQEVLSRHDYSLQMKIVDSTEAEIATYRRWLAQRRVDGVIVVDLRQDDPRIPALEDLALPALVVGGPGHHGSLPSVYVDDAHATRLLVDHLAERGHRRIARVAGNEDFLHILLRDRAFTSRCEELGVAPVVQNAGFGAHGAEVATAALLAREDAPTALIFDSDEMALAGCHVLEESGRRIPQDVAVASYEDSALTLTHRPPITAIGRSAIEYGRVAANRLLEVVAAADAPRGTSQEARVIEPSLIVRDSTAQAPEPWSGRGGTPA comes from the coding sequence ATGGCCGCCAGCACGCAGTCACGCCCGCGGGGGAGCGGCCGAGGGCGCCGCGTCACCATCGCGGACATCGCCGAGCGCGCCGGGGTCACCTCGGCGGCGGTCTCTCTCGCGGTCAACGGCCGCCCCGGCGTCTCGGACGCGACCAGGGCCCGCATCATGGACATCGCCCGGGAGCTGCAGTGGGAGCCATCCCCGGCGGCCCGCGCGCTGGCCGGGGCGCCAGTGCTCACCGTGGGCATGGTGCTGGCCCGGCCCGCCGAGGTGCTGGGCACCGAGGCGTTCTTCGGCGCGTTCGTGGCGGGACTGCAGGAGGTGCTCAGCCGGCACGACTACTCCCTGCAGATGAAGATCGTCGACTCCACCGAGGCCGAGATCGCCACCTACCGCCGCTGGCTCGCCCAGCGCCGCGTGGACGGCGTGATCGTGGTGGACCTGCGCCAGGACGATCCGCGCATCCCCGCCCTGGAGGACCTCGCTCTGCCCGCCCTGGTGGTCGGCGGGCCGGGTCATCACGGCTCCCTGCCGTCGGTGTACGTGGACGACGCGCACGCCACCCGGCTGCTCGTCGATCATCTCGCCGAGCGCGGCCATCGCCGCATCGCACGCGTGGCCGGCAACGAGGACTTCCTGCACATCCTGCTGCGCGACCGCGCGTTCACCTCCCGCTGCGAGGAGCTGGGCGTGGCGCCGGTGGTGCAGAACGCCGGCTTCGGCGCCCACGGCGCGGAGGTGGCCACCGCCGCGCTGCTGGCGCGCGAGGACGCGCCCACCGCGCTCATCTTCGACAGCGACGAGATGGCGCTGGCCGGCTGTCACGTGCTCGAGGAGTCGGGCCGCCGGATCCCGCAGGACGTCGCCGTGGCGAGCTACGAGGACTCCGCCCTCACCCTCACCCACCGCCCGCCGATCACGGCGATCGGCCGCTCGGCGATCGAGTACGGGAGGGTGGCCGCGAACCGCCTCCTCGAGGTGGTCGCCGCAGCGGACGCCCCGCGCGGGACCTCCCAGGAGGCGCGGGTGATCGAGCCGTCCCTGATCGTGCGCGACTCCACGGCGCAGGCCCCGGAGCCGTGGTCGGGACGCGGCGGCACGCCGGCGTAA